The window GCTACAATagaataatgatatttttctaaaatatttcctAAACAAGCgatataaactaaaattacgACTTTTTGGCAATAAGCGACAGGAAGATAAATGTTACCCCTAAAGAAATGAataatagaaaagaataaaaaagagaactGAAATGACTTTTAATGAAAGAGACTGTCAATAATTAAAGAACGCGTATATGgaatgcatattttaaatagcgTAATTGTCTTGGAGAAAGaacattgtaatttataaagaaaaatcagCACTGAGATAACcaaatactataaaaatataaaagaaaaagtatccTAATCCCCAAATTGCAATCAatgtattttcactgatttgcaatagtatacttataactgcgataattaattaatatccactgactttcaataattttttatttcagaattagtatataattatCGAAAGATGTATTTAGTTCACTGATTGACAAATTATAAGTATACCTCTAAAATAAGTGTATTTTCACTATCAATTCAAGATaagattgattaataaaatttttacgtttatgaCAACTCGCACTCCGAATAAAAGTTTTGATCAGAATATAAccttaatctttatttattctgATTCGTCCTATGATCCGATTTACTTCGGTTTACCTTACTTATAGTTTATTAAACTCGAAAAAAGACacttctatgtattttaagttaaaacctttttaaataaaagaaattaatattatcaaatattattagatttagTATTaccaaataacaaaatatttgcgttaatttttaagatttatttgattaaattatcgaTATCATATTCATTATTGCAAATGAATTATTGAATCATAGTTTGTAATGATGTATCAATGGATACTTCTTGAGCAGATTTTACGATACCAACGTCATTCAGCGGCCGTGACCGAGGTAATCACGGTAAAAGTCCGGTACTATTAACACGCCTCTTGCGAGACGACAGATTCTCTAATGACGGAAGCCACGAAGCAATGCTGCGTGCTATCGCCGGTCGGCGTGCCCCGCTACATCCGCTGCAGCAACATGCAGCGGGGCCCGTAATTACGGGATCATTTTCCTCGGTCAACAGCCTTGTAAATCATTCCGCGCAATACCCTATGGTGGACGTTCGCGTTCGCGGCAAAAGAAATCGTTGGCGTAGCAATTTTCTTGACGGTGGTTCGTAAATCCTGATCCTCGTCAACTCGTTTGCGTCCGCGATCGATACATCGTACTTTCGTCCCCCCTCCCCGTTTTCTTTTTCGAAAAGAGCACTATATCTTTCGCCCTCTTCGGTTGTGTGAAATAAACGCGAGTCGGCGGCTACTTAAGGCGCACATTCAACATACAGTATTGTAAATACCTTCTTCGTCGTCACCGGTATTCGCCGACACGTCCGATGTCTCGGAATGGGACAACGCAAGCttcacatagccccgatctCGTTCTCTGGTGCTGTTTTCTCCGATCGGTGAAAGTTTTTCTTCCTGCGTTGAATCCCGCAACAAACCATTGCCGCCGACCAATTCGCATATTTCGGCATAGATCTCTTCCGATTTTGGCGGCGGGGTCGGGGGCAACGGCGTCAGGCTATCTCTCACCTTGGAATACGGTGGATCCATGTCCGGATTGCTGGTCTGCATCTCGAGGACACTTGTTGAGATTGAACGTTGCACTTGTTGCCTACACGATGCCTGCATCAGATTCGTTTCCGATTCCAGACTGGCGTATCTCTCTGGTGACCGCATGCCAATTTCCGGTCGCACGGCAAACGTGAAAGATGCCGATTTCTTCGCCGGGTTTCTGCTTTTACTACCCTGCGTTATCCTCGAAATTCTATCGAGGAAGCTGTGGTTATTACTAGCGCTGCGGGTGTTGCTTCGGTCGCGAATTGTCGTCTTCTTGATATGCTCTAAGCCCTCTTTCAAGCTTTGTAATATTGGCTTCGTCTCGGGCTTTGCTTTAATTTCCTTCAAATGCAGCTCTTTCAACTGACTATTGTTGGATGCCGGTTTTGGCGGGGCGACTCGAGGTTCAGTTGCCCTTTGATCTAAGGCTCTTCTATAAAGCAATACCAAAGCACATCGTTCTCGTTTCATCTTatcctttattttatacataatgtaataaattacttaaaagacaatggaaaaaaattttcaaccgCGTTAAGAATCAAAtgcatcatatttttattagtcgtagagattaataatgtaaatgctAGAAACAACTTAGATTAACtagttctttataaaatatatatctggCGACTGCATTGAGAAttccttaattttatttctttccgaacaaattaattttgtgtacaaaatcatatttcatatataatattatctattaaaattttaattttgaaatctgTGTTAAAAAATCCCGCACATGTTACATAATTGTAACACATAGtataaacaatgttttttttaatgctattaAAACTCTTACCTGCAAGCCGAGAGTAATCGCTGCATTTTTGGCGAAGCGAGCAATCTTGCTTCCGAAGGGCATCCTAGTCGTGCCCTTTTCACCCGTGGTGCGGTTGGACCGGTCGCGACAAGCTCCAGAAGTTCCGGCACCGTGGTATTAGGTAAGGGTCTTTCGGGCATCAGCGGTACTGCGCACCCGAGGACTATTGGCCCTCTGGTCGCGTTCTCCAACTGCATCAGGCCGCTGTAATCTCGCGGCAACGGTATGGGTAAGGGTCCAGCGACTAGACGCACCTGAGATCCATACACGCGAATCGTATTGTTTttggtaattaattataacacagcATGTTaagataaagtaaaaagaacgaacggttaaaaaaaatcttggtAATTAatactcttatttttatagtaatcttcatatagaaataataattttgttaaaatttagatttaaaaataattacgttaaacgttaaaaaaattatattcattatttaagttaaaattgctaaaatgtCAAAACATTGTGCAGCAATATTATCATGCTTGTACGtcctacataattaatttgatagtacaacaaaattgtttttattacagttCTTTTCATTCCACTTTATGTGCACCGTTTATATCGatttttaaacacataaattaattttaagatatcgcGATGAGGCTTACCCTCAGGGGTAAATCCCTCCTGGCGAGTTGATGAACCCTGTAGAGCACTGCGTCGCTGCCGGTGTCAAGGCTGCCGCTCTGACAGGTCGCGTAGAACTCGCCCCTAGCCGAGAGCGGTGCGAACAACTCATGCCCATGAGAGTCCAAGCATTGAGCGTACTGATCCCGCTCCGAAGACCTCGAGGATTTACTTTCCGGGACCATTCCGGACACGCTACTGGCGACCGGGGCCCGGCGAGTATCTTGGAAAACGGCGGTCAATCGGAGAACCTCACCAGCACGCACC of the Monomorium pharaonis isolate MP-MQ-018 chromosome 11, ASM1337386v2, whole genome shotgun sequence genome contains:
- the LOC105839276 gene encoding uncharacterized protein LOC105839276 isoform X2, which produces MSSTGEFSTLSSGEATGTGEDSLPSSREATAEAAGSGGGFMPLREFLDRFSLPRVVRVEGAGGRPILLYKQQQRSLRVTATLLMHRYRHDVKVGPEIVIPEGYPGWFSVVSHNSGTGNARVYRRVGALVRAGVPAFLLAKPMRAYTLTHSKMENGNLRAHYTKTTVRAGEVLRLTAVFQDTRRAPVASSVSGMVPESKSSRSSERDQYAQCLDSHGHELFAPLSARGEFYATCQSGSLDTGSDAVLYRVHQLARRDLPLRVRLVAGPLPIPLPRDYSGLMQLENATRGPIVLGCAVPLMPERPLPNTTVPELLELVATGPTAPRVKRARLGCPSEARLLASPKMQRLLSACRRALDQRATEPRVAPPKPASNNSQLKELHLKEIKAKPETKPILQSLKEGLEHIKKTTIRDRSNTRSASNNHSFLDRISRITQGSKSRNPAKKSASFTFAVRPEIGMRSPERYASLESETNLMQASCRQQVQRSISTSVLEMQTSNPDMDPPYSKVRDSLTPLPPTPPPKSEEIYAEICELVGGNGLLRDSTQEEKLSPIGENSTRERDRGYVKLALSHSETSDVSANTGDDEEGIYNTVC
- the LOC105839276 gene encoding uncharacterized protein LOC105839276 isoform X1, with translation MSSTGEFSTLSSGEATGTGEDSLPSSREATAEAAGSGGGFMPLREFLDRFSLPRVVRVEGAGGRPILLYKQQQRSLRVTATLLMHRYRHDVKVGPEIVIPEGYPGWFSVVSHNSGTGNARVYRRVGALVRAGVPAFLLAKPMRAYTLTHSKMENGNLRAHYTKTTVRAGEVLRLTAVFQDTRRAPVASSVSGMVPESKSSRSSERDQYAQCLDSHGHELFAPLSARGEFYATCQSGSLDTGSDAVLYRVHQLARRDLPLRVRLVAGPLPIPLPRDYSGLMQLENATRGPIVLGCAVPLMPERPLPNTTVPELLELVATGPTAPRVKRARLGCPSEARLLASPKMQRLLSACRRALDQRATEPRVAPPKPASNNSQLKELHLKEIKAKPETKPILQSLKEGLEHIKKTTIRDRSNTRSASNNHSFLDRISRITQGSKSRNPAKKSASFTFAVRPEIGMRSPERYASLESETNLMQASCRQQVQRSISTSVLEMQTSNPDMDPPYSKVRDSLTPLPPTPPPKSEEIYAEICELVGGNGLLRDSTQEEKLSPIGENSTRERDRGYVKLALSHSETSDVSANTGDDEEAYRSGDCCISGKSLPNF
- the LOC105839276 gene encoding uncharacterized protein LOC105839276 isoform X3 → MLGRRKGEDKDEDEGEGDRRPVVNRAGSSFRRKHVRHVCHRYRFPGRRCFFQMAGVHDAGWFSVVSHNSGTGNARVYRRVGALVRAGVPAFLLAKPMRAYTLTHSKMENGNLRAHYTKTTVRAGEVLRLTAVFQDTRRAPVASSVSGMVPESKSSRSSERDQYAQCLDSHGHELFAPLSARGEFYATCQSGSLDTGSDAVLYRVHQLARRDLPLRVRLVAGPLPIPLPRDYSGLMQLENATRGPIVLGCAVPLMPERPLPNTTVPELLELVATGPTAPRVKRARLGCPSEARLLASPKMQRLLSACRRALDQRATEPRVAPPKPASNNSQLKELHLKEIKAKPETKPILQSLKEGLEHIKKTTIRDRSNTRSASNNHSFLDRISRITQGSKSRNPAKKSASFTFAVRPEIGMRSPERYASLESETNLMQASCRQQVQRSISTSVLEMQTSNPDMDPPYSKVRDSLTPLPPTPPPKSEEIYAEICELVGGNGLLRDSTQEEKLSPIGENSTRERDRGYVKLALSHSETSDVSANTGDDEEAYRSGDCCISGKSLPNF